The following proteins are co-located in the Primulina tabacum isolate GXHZ01 chromosome 11, ASM2559414v2, whole genome shotgun sequence genome:
- the LOC142517622 gene encoding uncharacterized protein LOC142517622 isoform X2, with protein MRPIQDQGMVKQLFLCAMLMASNMLSQIEATSSVSAETGGSESSEQPYDHNTVRADPLDHLRKYRGGYDISNKHYWSSTAFTGIYGYAIAALWILCGVGYGAFLLARATCCKSNRKLKKRSACQNKCYLVPLLWTVVFTILAITGSGLVLGGNAKFHSRAKTIIDIIIDTADDASHTIYNTTRAMKEMTLSLGKVNGSRQATSLLTSTSRRLDSQAADIERQASKHRRDIDKGIKIAYIVTTVAISLSLVTVLALLVSGILKFRRTFRALIILCWFFTVLCWLFFGIYLFLKNFAGDTCTALESFQKDPYNNSLSSIVPCDELLSAKPLLSDVSAGIYNLVKEVNKNLSTDYGNIVQICNPFSPPPNYEYQPWSCPADSIRIGDISQVLRTLACPDSNGETCKGGILVPANYFHTVEAYSTSIQKLLDVYPGMESLVECQTVKDAFAKILRQHCHPLKRYVRMVWVSSLFLSVVMVVLILVWIIGSHHDDRNLHSLKGSVKPHDHKEDVVLESNSSWKA; from the exons ATGAGGCCGATTCAGGACCAAGGAATGGTGAAGCAACTATTTCTTTGCGCAATGTTAATGGCCTCAAACATGTTATCACAAATTGAAGCAACTAGTTCTGTGTCAG CAGAAACAGGTGGCTCGGAGTCTAGTGAACAGCCATATGATCATAACACTGTGAGAGCAGAtccattggaccatttgaggaAATACAGAGGTGGATACGATATATCGAACAAGCATTATTGGAGT TCTACAGCTTTTACGGGTATATATGGCTATGCAATTGCAGCGCTGTGGATCCTATGCGGTGTCGGATATGGAGCCTTTCTTCTTGCAAGAGCTACTTGCTGTAAGAGCAACAGAAAGCTCAAGAAGAGATCAGCTTGTCAAAACAAGTGTTATCTTGTGCCTCTACTCTGGACAGTTGTATTCACAATTCTTGCAAT AACTGGAAGCGGCCTAGTTCTTGGAGGCAATGCCAAGTTCCATTCAAGAGCGAAGACAATAATTGACATCATCATCGATACAGCAGATGATGCTTCACACACGATATACAATACGACTAGAGCTATGAAAGAAATGACCCTTAGTTTAGGAAAAGTTAATGGAAGTCGCCAGGCCACGAGCTTGTTAACTTCGACATCCAGAAGGCTCGATTCTCAGGCTGCCGATATAGAAAGACAAGCTTCCAAGCATAGACGAGACATCGATAAGGGCATAAAGATAGC GTACATAGTAACAACGGTAGCCATTTCACTGTCTTTAGTCACTGTACTTGCTCTACTAG TCTCAGGCATCCTAAAATTTCGAAGAACATTTCGCGC GCTAATTATACTTTGCTGGTTTTTCACTGTCCTGTGCTGGTTGTTCTTCGGGATTTATCTCTTCTTGAAAAA CTTCGCCGGCGACACATGTACCGCGCTAGAAAGCTTCCAGAAAGAtccatacaacaacagcttgaGCTCCATTGTACCATGTGATGAACTGCTTTCTGCAAAACCATTGCTAAGCGATGTTAGTGCAGGGATATACAACTTAGTGAAGGAG GTGAACAAGAACTTATCCACTGATTATGGGAATATTGTCCAGATTTGCAATCCTTTCTCGCCGCCACCTAATTATGAATATCAGCCATGGAGTTGCCCGGCTGATTCAATCAGAATAGGAGACATATCGCAG GTGTTGAGAACGCTGGCTTGTCCTGATTCCAATGGTGAAACATGCAAAGGAGGGATCTTGGTACCTGCTAATTACTTCCATACCGTGGAGGCTTACTCCACTTCTATACAAAAGTTACTCGATGTTTACCCCGGTATGGAAAGCCTAGTAGAGTGCCAGACAGTCAAGGATGCGTTTGCGAAAATCCTTCGCCAACACTGTCATCCATTGAAGAGATATGTTCGAATGGTGTGGGTGTCATCTTTGTTTCTTTCAGTTGTAATGGTGGTGTTGATTCTCGTATGGATCATCGGATCACATCATGATGACCGCAATCTTCATTCGTTGAAGGGTTCCGTGAAACCCCATGATCACAAGGAGGATGTTGTACTGGAATCCAACTCTTCATGGAAAGCATAG
- the LOC142517791 gene encoding LOW QUALITY PROTEIN: pentatricopeptide repeat-containing protein At2g17210-like (The sequence of the model RefSeq protein was modified relative to this genomic sequence to represent the inferred CDS: inserted 2 bases in 1 codon; deleted 1 base in 1 codon) → MHLSIISSGSRLTSLSTKLRESLSNGQWKEAFIHYREIKRAGIQLIDHSIFSHILKACLTLSIRVGKSVHASVIKQGVISFTSVGNSVIDFYSKYGALSSALNTFKCMKMQDSVSWNIILHGLLDQDAFEEGLELYTQARGIGFDPNISTLLLLIQAYRTLGAFDEGLRFHGYLIRSGLWSSTSVQNSLLCMYAEIGIEYAENLFEEMYEKDVISWSVMIRGYVLHDEIWFALESFNKMASDFGIEADGQTMVSILKGCTNLGDIRLGKSFHGFALLRGLNNDLFVGNTLVDFYCNCTDVGSAIRVFSEMCHKNLVTWNSLLCGFVHNEMHPEAFTLFSSMEKSGFLADEVTLVNLIQSCKVLGVLHQCNLIHSKVIQQGFQSNEFAMNSLIDAYGKCNQINYAYKVFCQIKRPDAVTWSAMISGFTHCGMPDEAISIYQEMRTSIDKSSAVTLLNLIEACTLSAELRTSKWAHGIAITMGLASHXLYIGTAILDMYSKCGAIFESRRAFDQISTKNVVSWSAIISAYGLNGLPHDALLLLSEMKACGFKPNSVTTLSVLSACCHGGLVDEGLSVFIDLVNDGAEMKFEHYSCLVDLLARAGNLGDAFDIIKYIPVGTKPSASAWGSLLSACRNFENGELAVCALSQILELEPSSSAGYLLASNIYAARGSWVDAFGMRSLVKRRGIEVVPGYSLVHAGNKAYRFAAGDLNHPLSHLLCPVIEQLHLCMKKEIRATPPVS, encoded by the exons ATGCATTTATCTATCATCTCATCAGGTTCCAGACTCACAAGTTTATCTACTAAACTCAGAGAATCATTATCGAATGGCCAGTGGAAAGAGGCGTTTATTCACTACAGAgaaataaaaagagcaggaatTCAACTCATTGATCATTCAATTTTCTCTCACATTCTCAAAGCTTGTTTAACTCTGTCGATTAGAGTTGGAAAATCTGTCCATGCTTCCGTGATCAAACAAGGAGTTATATCATTTACTTCTGTAGGAAATTCAGTTATAGACTTCTATTCAAAATATGGAGCATTGAGCTCTGCTCTGAATACTTTTAAATGCATGAAGATGCAAGATTCGGTTTCATGGAATATAATTCTTCACGGTCTCCTCGATCAAGATGCTTTTGAGGAAGGATTGGAGTTATACACACAAGCTAGAGGGATTGGATTTGATCCCAACATCTCTACTCTGTTGCTCCTAATTCAGGCATATCGTACTCTTGGAGCTTTTGATGAGGGACTGAGATTTCATGGTTACTTGATTCGAAGTGGGCTATGGAGCTCAACATCTGTACAAAATTCTCTTTTGTGTATGTACGCAGAGATTGGAATAGAGTACGCTGAAAACCTATTTGAGGAAATGTATGAGAAGGATGTGATCTCATGGAGCGTGATGATCCGAGGTTACGTACTTCATGATGAAATTTGGTTTGCTTTAGAGTCATTTAACAAGATGGCTTCAGACTTTGGGATTGAAGCTGATGGTCAAACCATGGTGAGCATACTTAAAGGGTGCACTAATTTAGGGGATATCAGATTGGGAAAATCATTTCATGGCTTTGCCTTATTAAGGGGCTTAAATAATGATTTGTTTGTAGGGAACACACTTGTTGACTTTTATTGCAACTGCACAGATGTTGGTTCCGCCATTAGAGTGTTTAGTGAGATGTGCCATAAGAACCTAGTGACATGGAATTCCCTTCTCTGTGGATTTGTTCATAATGAGATGCATCCAGAAGCGTTTACATTATTTAGTTCAATGGAGAAATCAGGTTTTCTTGCAGATGAGGTGACTCTCGTGAATCTAATCCAATCATGCAAGGTCTTAGGAGTTCTGCATCAATGCAATTTGATTCATTCCAAGGTAATTCAGCAAGGTTTTCAATCAAACGAGTTTGCTATGAATTCTCTGATTGATGCATATGGAAAATgcaatcaaattaattatgcGTATAAAGTATTCTGCCAAATAAAAAGACCAGATGCTGTTACCTGGAGTGCTATGATATCAGGTTTCACTCACTGTGGCATGCCTGATGAAGCAATTTCTATTTATCAAGAAATGCGAACTTCCATAGATAAATCATCTGCTGTTACCCTGTTGAACCTTATTGAAGCTTGTACCTTGTCTGCTGAATTAAGAACATCAAAATGGGCCCATGGCATTGCTATTACAATGGGCTTGGCATCACA GTTGTACATTGGAACTGCAATACTTGACATGTACTCAAAATGCGGGGCAATATTTGAGTCCAGAAGGGCCTTTGATCAAATTTCCACT AAAAATGTAGTTTCTTGGAGTGCAATTATCTCCGCATATGGCCTAAATGGACTCCCACATGATGCACTATTGTTGCTCTCTGAAATGAAAGCTTGTGGTTTCAAGCCCAATTCAGTGACAACATTATCAGTATTATCTGCATGTTGCCATGGTGGATTGGTTGATGAGGGACTCTCGGTTTTCATTGATCTGGTAAATGATGGAGCGGAAATGAAGTTCGAACATTACTCCTGCCTCGTGGATTTGCTGGCTAGAGCTGGGAATCTTGGTGATGcatttgatataattaaatatattcctGTCGGCACGAAGCCCAGCGCAAGTGCCTGGGGTTCACTTTTGAGTGCTTGTCGGAATTTTGAGAATGGTGAGCTCGCTGTTTGTGCTCTTTCTCAGATTCTTGAGCTGGAGCCATCTAGCTCTGCTGGTTATTTACTCGCATCTAACATATATGCTGCCAGAGGTTCATGGGTAGATGCCTTCGGAATGAGATCTTTGGTGAAGAGGAGAGGTATAGAAGTGGTTCCTGGTTACAGTTTGGTGCATGCAGGTAACAAAGCATATAGGTTTGCTGCCGGAGATTTGAATCATCCTTTGTCTCACTTGTTATGCCCTGTCATTGAGCAATTGCACTTGTGCATGAAGAAGGAAATCAGAGCAACACCCCCTGTGTCTTAG
- the LOC142517622 gene encoding uncharacterized protein LOC142517622 isoform X1 → MRPIQDQGMVKQLFLCAMLMASNMLSQIEATSSVSGRYLAETGGSESSEQPYDHNTVRADPLDHLRKYRGGYDISNKHYWSSTAFTGIYGYAIAALWILCGVGYGAFLLARATCCKSNRKLKKRSACQNKCYLVPLLWTVVFTILAITGSGLVLGGNAKFHSRAKTIIDIIIDTADDASHTIYNTTRAMKEMTLSLGKVNGSRQATSLLTSTSRRLDSQAADIERQASKHRRDIDKGIKIAYIVTTVAISLSLVTVLALLVSGILKFRRTFRALIILCWFFTVLCWLFFGIYLFLKNFAGDTCTALESFQKDPYNNSLSSIVPCDELLSAKPLLSDVSAGIYNLVKEVNKNLSTDYGNIVQICNPFSPPPNYEYQPWSCPADSIRIGDISQVLRTLACPDSNGETCKGGILVPANYFHTVEAYSTSIQKLLDVYPGMESLVECQTVKDAFAKILRQHCHPLKRYVRMVWVSSLFLSVVMVVLILVWIIGSHHDDRNLHSLKGSVKPHDHKEDVVLESNSSWKA, encoded by the exons ATGAGGCCGATTCAGGACCAAGGAATGGTGAAGCAACTATTTCTTTGCGCAATGTTAATGGCCTCAAACATGTTATCACAAATTGAAGCAACTAGTTCTGTGTCAG GACGATATTTAGCAGAAACAGGTGGCTCGGAGTCTAGTGAACAGCCATATGATCATAACACTGTGAGAGCAGAtccattggaccatttgaggaAATACAGAGGTGGATACGATATATCGAACAAGCATTATTGGAGT TCTACAGCTTTTACGGGTATATATGGCTATGCAATTGCAGCGCTGTGGATCCTATGCGGTGTCGGATATGGAGCCTTTCTTCTTGCAAGAGCTACTTGCTGTAAGAGCAACAGAAAGCTCAAGAAGAGATCAGCTTGTCAAAACAAGTGTTATCTTGTGCCTCTACTCTGGACAGTTGTATTCACAATTCTTGCAAT AACTGGAAGCGGCCTAGTTCTTGGAGGCAATGCCAAGTTCCATTCAAGAGCGAAGACAATAATTGACATCATCATCGATACAGCAGATGATGCTTCACACACGATATACAATACGACTAGAGCTATGAAAGAAATGACCCTTAGTTTAGGAAAAGTTAATGGAAGTCGCCAGGCCACGAGCTTGTTAACTTCGACATCCAGAAGGCTCGATTCTCAGGCTGCCGATATAGAAAGACAAGCTTCCAAGCATAGACGAGACATCGATAAGGGCATAAAGATAGC GTACATAGTAACAACGGTAGCCATTTCACTGTCTTTAGTCACTGTACTTGCTCTACTAG TCTCAGGCATCCTAAAATTTCGAAGAACATTTCGCGC GCTAATTATACTTTGCTGGTTTTTCACTGTCCTGTGCTGGTTGTTCTTCGGGATTTATCTCTTCTTGAAAAA CTTCGCCGGCGACACATGTACCGCGCTAGAAAGCTTCCAGAAAGAtccatacaacaacagcttgaGCTCCATTGTACCATGTGATGAACTGCTTTCTGCAAAACCATTGCTAAGCGATGTTAGTGCAGGGATATACAACTTAGTGAAGGAG GTGAACAAGAACTTATCCACTGATTATGGGAATATTGTCCAGATTTGCAATCCTTTCTCGCCGCCACCTAATTATGAATATCAGCCATGGAGTTGCCCGGCTGATTCAATCAGAATAGGAGACATATCGCAG GTGTTGAGAACGCTGGCTTGTCCTGATTCCAATGGTGAAACATGCAAAGGAGGGATCTTGGTACCTGCTAATTACTTCCATACCGTGGAGGCTTACTCCACTTCTATACAAAAGTTACTCGATGTTTACCCCGGTATGGAAAGCCTAGTAGAGTGCCAGACAGTCAAGGATGCGTTTGCGAAAATCCTTCGCCAACACTGTCATCCATTGAAGAGATATGTTCGAATGGTGTGGGTGTCATCTTTGTTTCTTTCAGTTGTAATGGTGGTGTTGATTCTCGTATGGATCATCGGATCACATCATGATGACCGCAATCTTCATTCGTTGAAGGGTTCCGTGAAACCCCATGATCACAAGGAGGATGTTGTACTGGAATCCAACTCTTCATGGAAAGCATAG
- the LOC142517792 gene encoding 3'-5' exonuclease: METETAVSNSDWAYPLTDDELQAIDAAFSAAISASPIKKCRRFSCPDAALASFDSPATTRRRLPQTLFTFRQRQKNSSSLSCSTFSTNRSYVDASYSYREIKFGGRIVYSRTIEEVERAAEELLKFMDINKRKGDQCVLGLDIEWRPTFKRGVAPGKVAVLQICVDNNICHVLHIIHSGIPKSLQYLLEDPSTLKVGVCIANDAAKVLQDYNLSITSLRDLSDLANQKLGGDPKKWSLSVLTENLICRQLPKPSKIRLGNWEVEVLSKEQLNYAATDAYVSWYLYKVLKSLPDPADNTTPTTPE, from the exons ATGGAAACCGAAACAGCGGTTTCGAATTCCGATTGGGCCTATCCACTTACCGATGATGAGCTCCAAGCCATTGACGCCGCTTTTTCCGCCGCCATCTCTGCTTCTCCGATCAAGAAATGCCGCCGCTTCAGTTGTCCCGACGCCGCCCTTGCTTCCTTCGATTCCCCAGCTACAACCCGACGTCGATTGCCCCAGACTCTCTTCACTTTTCGGCAACGACAAAAGAATAGTTCTTCGTTATCCTGTTCTACTTTCTCGACAAATAGATCCTATGTTGATGCGAGTTATTCTTACCGAG aAATAAAGTTTGGAGGCCGCATTGTGTATAGCAGAACTATAGAGGAGGTGGAAAGAGCTGCAGAGGAACTTCTAAAGTTCATGgatataaataaaagaaaagggGATCAGTGTGTCCTTGGTCTGGATATTGAGTGGAGACCCACTTTTAAAAGAG GTGTTGCTCCTGGGAAGGTTGCTGTTTTGCAGATATGTGTGGATAATAATATTTGCCATGTTTTACACATAATTCATTCCGGAATACCTAAAAGTTTGCAATATCTACTTGAGGACCCTAGCACTCTAAAG GTGGGTGTATGCATTGCAAATGATGCTGCTAAGGTTTTGCAAGATTATAATTTATCAATCACCTCTTTAAGAGATCTATCTGACCTAGCAAATCAAAAGCTCGGTGGAGATCCCAAAAAGTGGAGTCTGTCCGTGTTAACAGAAAATCTTATTTGTAGACAG CTTCCCAAGCCAAGCAAAATCAGACTAGGGAATTGGGAAGTTGAAGTTTTATCAAAAGAACAGTTGAACTACGCCGCCACAGATGCATATGTCTCTTGGTACCTATATAAG GTGCTGAAAAGCCTTCCAGATCCTGCTGATAACACAACGCCAACGACACCCGAATGA
- the LOC142519134 gene encoding uncharacterized protein LOC142519134: MSICKFVLVVIPLLLVFRACEADQKLSTKECEELGFTGLALCSDCHTFAEYTKDQELVSDCLKCCAEDSDDATSKVIYFGAILEVCMRKLVFYPELVGFIEEEKDKFPTVKVQYAYNSPPKLIMLDEDGRLKETIRIDNWKKEHILQFLKEKVKRSSEI; this comes from the exons ATGTCGATTTGCAAATTTGTGCTGGTAGTAATTCCATTATTATTAGTTTTTCGTGCCTGCGAAGCAGACCAGAAATTGAGCACTAAAGAATGCGAGGAATTAGGATTCACCGGCCTAGCCCTTTGCTCGGACTGCCACACCTTTGCCGAATACACCAAAGATCAAG AACTGGTATCTGATTGTTTAAAGTGTTGTGCTGAGGATTCTGATGATGCAACAAGCAAG GTTATATATTTTGGTGCAATTTTAGAGGTTTGCATGAGGAAGCTCGTCTTTTATCCCGAATTAGTTGGTTTCATTGAGGAAGAGAAGGATAAATTTCCAACTGTCAAAGTTCAATACGCTTATAACTCTCCACCAAAGTTGATCATGCTAGATGAAGACGGACGACTCAAGGAAACCATAAG AATTGATAACTGGAAAAAAGAACACATACTTCAATTTTTGAAGGAGAAGGTAAAGCGATCATCAGAAATCTAA